The Bacteriovorax sp. PP10 nucleotide sequence TTCTTGGGATCATGAACCTAAGAGGACAGGTTATTTCGGTTGTAGATTTAAGAAAAAAATTAAAAGTAGACGCTCGTCAGGATAAAGAAGAAGCAGTTATCATCGTTGATATTGGTGGAATGAACATTGGTGTGGTTGTCGATTCAATCAACAAAGTTCTAGCTTTCTCTTCTGAAGATGTAAGTGAAATGCCGGAAGTTGAGCACCAGGTTAACACGCATTTTATCTTTGGTGTTTATAAGAAAGAACACTCTCTTACTATTCTTCTGGATATCGCTAAGGTGTTAGACCTTAAAGATCTTGAAGCAATCAGTGGAATGAAGAAGGCCGCTTAATTAAAGTTTGAATTAAAAAGGTGTTGGGGAATCGTATGAGTCAGGCGGCAGTTGGTACAATTAGTAAAGACTTCGTAAATTTAATTGAAAAAGTTTCGAATGTTGTACATAAAATTTCAGGTAACCGTTTAGGTGATAAACAAGCTTATATGGTTGAGACGCGTGTAAAAAAACGCATGATGGAATTAGGACTTAAAACTGCTGACGAGTATGTTAAGTATATTGATCAAAACCTTGATCATGAATCTTACATTCTTGTAGGACTTATTACGACCCACCATACTTTCTTTTTCCGTGAATTCCCGCATTTTGAAATCTTAAAAGCAAAACTCCCAGAGTTACTTGCTGGAGCAAAAAAGCGTGGAGATAAAAATTTAACGGTTTGGTCGGCAGCTTGCTCACGTGGACACGAAGTGTATTCACTGGCAATGTTCCTGGATTTTCATATCCCGCAAATTGACCCTTCAATGTCATTTAAAATTTTAGGAACGGACATCGATGGGGAGTCGGTTAAAATCGCCAACAACGGTGTTTATCACCACAATGAAATCAAAGAAATTCCTATGAACTTCATGGGGAATAACTGGGCAAAGGGGACAGGCGATATCGCCATGTACGCTAAGGTTAAATCAAACCTTAAATCAAAGTGTGAATTCAAACCAGGAAACTTACTGAAAGTTTCTGAAGCAGTTAAAGATCAAAAATTTGATGTCATTTTCTGCCGTAACGTTTTTATTTATTTTGAAACTCCTCAGATCGAAGCGATTTCAAAAGAGCTGATCGCGAGACTTCATCCGCACGGTGTTTATTTCTCGGGGATTTCAGAGCCGCTATCGGGAATGAAGCTTGAGATTAATTCAATCGGGCCATCAGCTTATATGCATAAAGCAGCAACACCGACTGCATCCGCTAAAGCACCGACACCTGCGGCCGCTGGAAATGTTCTTCCAATGAGAAGTGCAGCAGTGGCCCCATCACCAGTGTCGTACCAACCACAAATTTTAAGAGTTATGTGTGTGGACGACTCACCAAGTATCCTTACACTTCTAAAGAAAGTGTTAACTCCAGAACATGGATTTGAAGTGGTAGCGACAGCTATCAACGGTAAAGATGCCATGGAAAAAATGAAAACTATAAAAATCGATTTAATGACTCTCGATATTCACATGCCGGAAATGGATGGTATTGCTTATCTGGAAAAAAATCATACGAAATCTCACCCTCCGGTCATGATTATTTCATCGGCCTCAAGAGCGGACTCTGATACAGCAATGAGAGCGTTTAAGTTTGGTGCTACGGACTACGTAGAAAAGCCTGCTCTAACGAACCTTGAAGAGCGTGGAGAAGAGATTAGAACGAAGTTAAAATCAATTGCAGGAAGTGCACAACGTCCAATGGTTTCTTCTTTTGATAAAGAAAACCAGAAGACATTTGTGATCGCTAACCCTGAAAAGAAAATGCGTGTGATGCTGGGATCTCTTTCTGATCTTCCAATGTTCAAAGCATTTTTTAATGAAACAGATAACTCTCAACCGCCAACTTTCATTTTCTTTGAAGGTGCCGGAGAGATTTTAGAAGGGATTGTAAAAGAGCATCAAAGAGATTTTAAAAAATCTGTTGTGTTTTTTGATAGCATGGAGACAAAACTTGCTCCAAATACAATTTACTTTGTAGATTTTAAGAAATACTTCTCAATGGTTCACAGTAAATATGGAACTATGCCAACGTCGATTATGGCGTATGGAAATACATCTGCTCATGCAGCTAAGCAAGTCTCAGCATGGCGTGGAGTTGAATTGTTACTTGAAGATTTAGGTGAAAAAGGAAACGCTAAACATCCGTTGAAGGCCTATGCTTCAGATGTTGTCCCGGCGACAAGCTTTCCGTATATGTCATGCCGTTACCTGAGTACAAAGTAATCGTTTATGAAAAAGATGAGATCACTACATATTCAGACGAAAAAAGATGGGGGGGAGTTTTTAACAGCTCTTTTTCCCGGTGACGCTTTTCTTTCTTTTCACCATTCATCTAATGATTGTTTTGGAGTTTATGTAAAGAGAAGTGATCTTGGTAAACCAGTATTTGAAAAAATATTTGCTGAAGTCAGCGAATATTTTGCACATGATCTGAGTAAAGTAGAGATGAAGGTGATTGGTGCCAAAAAATCAATTGCTGAAGTAAGCAGCTTTTTTGATCAGAAGAAATTTCAATCGATCAAAAAAGTCGATAAAGAAACCCAGGTGGAAGTTTGTTTCCTTCCTGAGATTAATAAAGTGCGCGTATCGATAGAAGGAGCAGCTCCAACTGTAACATCTGCTTTCACACCGAAAGTGATGCCTTCAAAATTTAAAGTTTTAATTGTTGATGACTCAAAAACCATCAGAACAATTTTATCTAAGATCTTTTTAAGTGACCCCATGTTTGAAGTATGTGCGATGGCAGAAAGACCTTCTGAAGTCGAAGCACTTATTATAAAACATAAGCCAGACGTTATTACACTTGATATTCACATGCCGGAAATGGATGGGGTAACGTTATTAAAAACGATTATCGCACCTAAGTATTACATTCCAACGGTGATGATTTCCTCAATCAGTATGGCCGAAGGGCCGATGGTTTTAGACGCTCTTGAAAACGGTGCCGTCGACTATATTCAAAAACCGGAAATGTCAGAAATCGCCAGCGTGACACCTTTCATTTTGGAAAAGGTAAGAACAGCGGCCATGGCCAATGTTAATAAAACAAGCAGAAGAGAAAGGACTCAAGCAGTCCAGACTAAAGAGCTGTGTAATCTGGATTCGCTTATTGTTCTTGGTTCATCAACAGGTGGAACAGAAGCAATCAGAGAGATCCTGACTGCGCTTCCAAATAAAATTCCTCCGATGCTGATTGTTCAGCATATTCCTGCTGTCTTCTCACTGGCCTTTGCCAAGAGAATGAACGAGCTTTGTCCCTTTGATGTGAAAGAAGCAGAAGATGGTGATGAAGTAAGGCAGAACCGCGTTTTAATCGCTCCTGGTGGCTTCCAGATGAAGATGGTTCAAAAGAATGGGAAAGTCTTTGTTGAGATCAACGATGATGCTCCAGTGAATCGTTTTAAGCCTTCAGTTGATTACATGTTTATGACGGTCGCTAAGAATATCTACACGCATACAGTTGCTGTTATCTTAACTGGAATGGGGAAAGATGGGGCGAAAGGGATGCTGGAGCTTAGAAATCTTGGAGTGAGAACCATTGCTCAGGATGAAGCGACATCTGTTGTATTTGGTATGCCGAAAGAGGCGATCAATATTGGTGCAGCGGAGTTTACAGAGTCGTTGGGGAATATTGCCGAGAGGATTACGTTACTGACCAATCAAAAAAAAAGTAGAAAAGAAGTTTCATGAATAAAAAAGGGCCTCTTAGAGGCCCTTTTTTTATTATAATTTTGAAAAACTAAATACAGGTGGCTCCATACCACACGTTCCACTTACTCCACCACAAGTCGAGTGTGCTGAATCGCAAACTTTTCCAGTAGGATTAACTGTAAATTTTCCAGATGAAGTTCCAGTGATAACTAGCGGAGACGCTAAGTTAAATCCGTGAGTATTTACACCTAAAGTAAGTGGAGGATTAAAAGCATCATTACCTCCAGTCGTTACACCTGTCGACAGGTAAATCGATACACGGTCTGCCCCAGGTGTCCCATAAACCCCTGCATTGGCCCCATTCGTTCCTGTACAGCTCGTAGTAGATCCATCAATCAGCTTGCTGGAACCACCGTTATCAGAGCGGCAGATATCCAGGTTGCGTGGAGTGCTGGCAACGCAATTCCCACTGGTCGATGTGGTGCTTGGTGTGAAGGATAGGACATCTGAAAATTCAATAACAATACAATTGTATGTTCCATTGGCCAGTACGCCATTACCAAGATCCGGGTTAGATAAAAAATTAACGGCAACGGGAGTATTTCCATTGTCGACAACAGTGATGAGGTCGGTGCAAAGAGCACTGGTTGAAACGGCCATCTTATAAACTTTAAAAGTGAGAGCACTTGCAGACAGGCCAATATCTCCGGCGTTGTCTACAGCATGAGCGACCGGCAGTATTGATAAGCAGTTTACAATGAGAAAGGTTTTAAAAATGTTTTTCATAAATTGATCCTTTAATGGTTAATAATTTTTTTACTGCAAATAATAATTAAGAACCAGATCCTTTTAGTGAAAATGTATTTCCGCTTCCCGTTGTATCTGCTTTTTTACCACAAGCAGTTAGCGAGATTATCGTTATAAGAATAATTGAAATAATAAATAATTTTTTCATAAAGTTCCCCTGTTGAGACACTTGTCGTGAGTCGCTAGGGTGAGTTTAGTCTTATTAAGGATGGGGAAACTAAATTGTGGTGGATGTATTAAATAATGAGGAGATAGTGAAATTACCTTAACTCCTTAGGTAAACTTCTTAATGTTGATTTGGCATTTATTTGTGTCAGGTGAAAGAACAAACAGGTGAAAATCTTTTTTTGAAAACATTATCCATTGATTAAAGTAAAAAGCTTTGTCGCAGTATCTTTTACAGAAGTCGAGAGCTGCATAACTTGATTTGCATTTTCAGAAACGCTTTGCGAGGCAGCACTATTTTTATTTGTTATCTCATCAATTAGGCCCATTGCTTTATTGACTTCATCAATTCCTTGCGACTGCTCTCTGGAAGCACCGGCCACCTCTGAAACTAAAGACTGGGCGGAAGCTGAGGCATTGCTGATCTCGTTCAAAATAAGATCACATTGTTTTGCTTTATCAATCCCAAGTGCAATTTTATCTTTTCCATCATGAATCAGGATTTCTACTTGAGATTTAGTTGTAGAGACAATCTTATTAACCTTGTTGATACTTTCATCGAGTTGAATCTTTATTTCATTGGCAGCACTTCCACTCATTTGAGCGAGGTTTCCAATTTCTTCAGCTACTACCGCAAATCCTTTTCCTTGCTCGCCGGCGCGGGCCGCCTCAACAGATGCATTAAAAGATAGGAGTTTGGTTTGAAAAACAATGTCGTTAATAACATTTGTTTTATCAGCAATGTTCTTAATAACCTGAACCATCTCGCTTAATTCAGCATTATTTTTTGACATGAATGAGTTAAAAGAATCATTGTTTTCACTGATTTCGTTCATGGCATTAAGCATTTCGACTAGTGCTTTCTGTCCGCTTTTGACTGATTCAAGACTTTCCTGAGATGATACTTTCGCGTTGTTGGCATTGTCTGAATTTCTTCCGATCATTGCGGCTATCTCTTCAATACTTGCGGCCGTCTCTTGTACCGCTGCTGCCTGTTGAGTTGCACAGGTTGAAAGCTCAGCACTAAGGAATTTCATAGAGTCAGATGAATTAATAAGAAGAGGTGTTGTCTGGTTGAGTTCATTAGTTAATTCACTGAGCTGTCTTGTGAGCTTTTTAATAAAATTATAACTAAAGATGCTAAATCCAACGAGGGCGGCGAGAGGGGCCCAGATAGATAAGCGAAGTATAAGTTCTATATCTTGAGCTATCTTGTTGATATCTTCTGTAAAGTTTACGGTTGCTTGCTTTAAAAAAGCATCGACTTCTTTCTGTAATTCTAATGATGCCTTGTCGAAATTAGGCATGTAAGTATTTCCGGCCTTAGTTCCTTTTGTTATGTAAAGATTGGCCATAGTCACACCCGTTTTATAATATAAATCGGATAATTTTTTTATAGTATCAAGCGATACCATCATCTCTTGATTATTATTTTCGCTGGCGAGCTTTCTTTCTTCATCAATGTTTTGTAAAAGTGCTCGATAATTATTCTCTGCTTCTTTTAAACCGTCATCCAGACCATCTTCACCTCGAGTTGCACCAATGTCAGAAATAAATTGTTGTATTTGTACGACGTGAATTTTCGTTTTTTGAGAATATCTATAATGTGAAAAATTGAGTTTAAGATTTTTCAGATTCGTACTTTTTATATTACTTAAATAAAAAATGACAAAGGCAGCAAAGGATAAGAAAAAGAGAAAAGATACAATTTGTCCAAAAGAGATTTTTCGCCCAAGTGAGTGTGCCAAAGTATATCCTTGATGAATAATATTTAAAGTAGAGTTTAATAATGAATGAAACTCTATTTTTAAAATATGATTAATATCATAATGATCAAAAAGTGTAGGTTATGTATTCAAATATGCAGTGAAAGTAATTTTATTTATTTAAAAGTGTCAGGATTAATTAACAATAGTGAAGTTGCTTAGGTGAACTTCTTAAAAATGATTCGGAGTTTTTTGTATTAAGTAGGAAAGGATATGGAAGTTTGTATAATTAAAAATTAACTGATCTTTTATTTATCTGGAAAACTTGATCCAGTATTGGAACGGGCCTCGTCCTTTTTTCTTGTTGAATTATTTTCTGCAGAAATAATTTCACCGGCCATGAAAATTGTATTAACGCCTTTTTTTTCTTTTTTACACTGATATACAGGGATTCCTGTCTCTTTCATTTTTGCCAATGTCTCGTCTGATACCAGGTTATAGTTTTTTATTTTTGCAGAGTCGACTTGGTAGTTTATTTTCTCAGGACAGTTGACGATAAAATGTGAAACATCACTGAAGCATACATCGCCCCATATTTGAGCTTCCCAGTAGTCAGTTTTATCTTTTCGAATTTCTTTATAGTCTGCTTTGGTATTTAGAGGAATGGCCTGGCCTATAACTTTTAAAGAGTCCTGGGCCGTAAAGGTCGAGCGGTCTTTCACATCACTTTTCATGACAGCATAGATGTTCCCATAACTTTCTGAATAAGACAGAGGAGAGACGTCTTCCATTGGTTTTGTCGGAACCAGATAGGCATACTTAGGGCGAATGCGATGGCTCTTATCATTTGGATCAGTCAGGACTTTGGCATTTCCATCAATATTAGCACCGATAAGAATTGTCTCTGCTCTTTGGCGCTTTGAGCGCGAAGCAAAGCCTTTTGAGGAATTTGTTTGAAATTGATTTCTAAAACAGCCTCTTCTGATGCTATCAAAATTCTTGTCACTAAAGGCCAGCTGTATTTCAGTGTCTCGATAAAAATCGTAAGAGTTTTTACTTTCTTTTATTGCTTTATCTTTCTCCTTAAGTCTTGCCACCAGACTTATGCCAATAGTGCGAGAGTCTTTTTCCTGGATGATTTGTTTCGGAACTTCATCGCCTGTTTTTAAAGTTAAAATATCAGGAACTATTTTTTTAAGGACTCCGTCGATGAATGTGCGGGCCTGACTATCCAATGGATCTTTGACAATCGGAGTGCATGTGAGTGTGTTGTTAATGCATTTAATGTGATCGACTTTTTGAGTCTTTCCATTAGGCATGACGGCCATGCAAAATTTGTTTTTAGTGCCAGTCCATTTATATAGAATATCGTCAGCACTCATAGTGTTGGTGGTTAGGATTAAGAAAAGAGTTAAGAGAGCTTTCACGTTATTATTTCCTAAAAGGAGATAATAACGTTTCGGGCATGTTGATGAAAATAGTTAAATAGTCAGGTATTTAAAAAAGGAGCTTATTTTGTTTTAGTGCATGTAATATCAGCGAATTTTTGAAAACCATTCACTTTATTATGAATATATACATACCCACTGAATTGACCTTCCGCTGTTGCCCCTATAGCTGCTCCAAGACGTTCTGCCTGATCAGTATTTTCCAGGCACATGAAAGCTGCACCAGTAACCTGGCATGGCATTGGGACTCTGATGTTTGCGACAGTCACCAGGCCTTGGGCCGTGTAAGAAGACTCTTCGTGATTGATCACTAGTGACACTGATTTATCTGCCGAGAGGCAAGTCCATTCAGTATTTTCTGCTGCATTAACTGAAGAGATTAAAAGTAATGTTGCTGCAATTAAGAAAGGGTATTTCATAAGTTCTCCTTAAATTTTTTGCCAGATTATAACTAACAGAGGGGTTGGTATAGAGATTCATCGGAACGAAGTGTTGCTGTGTTGTAAAAAAGAAAAAGGAGCTTTTAGGTGCTATCTACGATCAGGTGACTCAATGATCTATTTGGGAAAGACCGAGTATATAGTTTGTACTTATGCTCTAACTTTCTGGAAGAAGCTCGCCTCTCATTTAATTAGTATAAAATAAGCTAACTTCTTCAATCCTAGGCGGTTTAATTAGCTAATGTTTGCTTATTAAGCTAGCGTGTAAGTGAATAACAATTCATATCCCAAAAGTTCATTACTTTCTCCTTTTTGGTCAAGGCCCGCCTCCCTAAGTTCAATGTCAGCGAATCAAAGATTCTTTGATTCAACGTAAATATTTTAGAGTAAAAAATGGCCAAAAAAAATGTTCCGACTCAGCAAAAAAATAAAGCAATTCCAAAATTAAAAGATTCGAAAGCTTCTTTATCAGAACAAAAAATTACGTTGGAAAAATTTCGTCGTATGGCGACAGTTATTCAGGATTCCAACGATGCAATTACTTTCCAGGATCTGGAAGGAAACATTCTGGCATGGAACCGTGGCGCAGAAAAAATGTATGGTTACTCAGAGGCCGAAGCCTTGAATATGAATATTGTCGATACTGTTCCCGATGAATATCAAGAAGAAGCAAGACAATTTATTGCTTCTCTTAAAAGGGGCGAGCTGGTTCCCAATTTAGAAACTAAACGAAAGCATCAAAATGGTGAGATCATCGATGTGTGGTTGACCAATACTAAACTGACAGACGATAAGGGAAAGCTAACAGGAATTGCCACTACTGAGCGTGACATCACGGAAAGAAAGCAGCATGAAGCTTCACTGAAAGAAAAATTTCGCGAGTTGGATTATTTACGTGAAGGGCAGATTGCTCTTTCAGAAAGTATGCGTGGGCAGCAGGATTTATCGCGTTTGGGGCAAAGTATTCTAAGCCATTTAGTTCCATTTACGAATGCTCAAATTGGAGCGTTCTATCTGGTGTCTGGTGATAAAACACTTAAGCGCATAAGTGGGTATGCCTTACCTGAAATGGAAGGAACTGAAAAGCCTGTTAAATTCGGTGTAGGTCTTATCGGCCAGGTTGCATTAGAAAAGCGCACTTTGTTGATTGAAGATGTACCGGCCGGCTACTTTAATAAAATTCAATCGACGTTTGGGGAATTGATTCCCAGGTCACTTTTGATTTGTCCGATTCTTTATGAAAATGAAGTCAATGGAGTCATTGAGCTCGGATCTCTTTATCCATTTACTGAACATCAAAGAGCTTTTTTAAGTCACGTTTCGGCCAATATTGGAATTGCTATTAATACTTCTGATGTTCGAAATAAAGTTCAGGAGCTGCTTGAGCAGTCGCAGACATTAAATGATAAGCTTCAAACTCAACAGGAAGAACTAAACAAAGCACAGGTTTTACTTGAAGAGAAGGCCACTGAAGTTCAAAGAGGTAGTCAGTATAAAACTGAGTTCCTTGCCAACATGTCGCATGAGTTAAGAACGCCCCTTAACAGTTCTTTGATTTTGGCCAAGCTTCTAATGGATAATGCCAAAGGAAATCTAACTGAAGATCAGATTAAGTATGCGAGCTCTATTTATTCTTCCGGCAACGATTTACTAAATCTTATTAATGATATTTTAGACCTTTCAAAGGTAGAAGCTGGAAAACTTGATATCAGAGTAGAGGATGTCTTTTTATCGAGAGTGATTGATGGACTGAAGCAGACTTTTCAAACTCTGGCGCATGAAAAAACTGTCAATTTTGAAGTGACCTGTGAAAATAATTTACCACAATTTTTTCAAACAGACCGTCAGCGACTGGATCAGATTCTAAAAAATCTTATTTCAAATGCTTTTAAATTTACTCAAGTTGGTTCAGTAAAAGTCAGGATATTCCATCACTCAAACGAACATCTTGGATTTGAGGTGACAGATTCAGGAATCGGAATTCCTAAAGAGCAGCAGGAAATTATTTTTGAAGCTTTCAGGCAGGCCGATGGGACAACGAATAGAAAATTTGGAGGGACTGGTCTTGGGCTTTCAATCTCAAGAGATCTTGCCAGACTTTTAGGTGGAAGCATTAAGGTCACAAGTAGTCCTGGAAAGGGAAGCTGCTTTACCCTGATTTTGCCAGAATTTTATAATGAAGAGTTGATAGCTACAACACCTTCCAAACTTTATTCTGCCCATTCTGTGAGTATTTTAGAGAAGGATAAAGTTAAGCAAAGAAATTTTGAGAAAATTATGTCTCCACCTTTTGAGGATGATCGTTCTGACGATGTTAAATCGGGGCCGACAATTTTAGTTATTGAAGATGAGCCTCAGTTTTCTAGAATTCTTTTTGATCTAGCTCATGAATTACAATATAAGTGTCTAGTGGCACAAGGGGCCGATGAAGGTTTTGAGATGGCCATAGAGTATAAACCGGATGCTATCGTTCTTGATATGAGACTTCCAGACCACCTGGGACTCGTGACTCTTGATAGATTAAAAAAAGATCCGAGTACGCGCCATATTCCAGTGCATGTGATCTCAGTAGAGGACTATACGGAGGTTGCCCTTCGCATGGGGGCCATTGGTTACATGTTCAAGCCTGCCAAGCGTGAAGAACTAAAAAATGTATTTGAAAAATTAGAAGCTAAGTTTTCACAAGATATTCATCAAGTTTTAATTGTTGAAGAAAATGAGTTCCAAATAAAAAATATCTGCCATCTTTTATCAGACGAAGGCATTAAGTTTACAAAAGTCGCGACAGCTGCAGAAGCGGTTATTGCACTTAAAGACAATGCTTTTGATTGTATGATCATGAATCCTAACTTGCCCGATATGTCGGCCGAGCAAGTCTTAAGTCAAATTATGCATGCAAATATTACTTCCATTCCTCCCGTTATTATTTATAACGGCAGCCCCATTTCACGTGAGCAAGAAGAAAAAATCAGACATCATTCCCAGTCCATTACTGTTAAAACAGCAGGGTCTTCAGAAAAGCTTCTCAATGAAGTAACATTATTTCTTCATCAGCCAGAATCGGAAATGTCGCCAGCACGCAGACTTATGCTTAAAAATAACCGAGGACTGGAGCAGTCTTTTGAAGGAGTGAAAATCCTTTTAGTGGATGATGATATCAGGAATATTTTTGCACTTACCAGTGCTCTTGAGCAACAAGGTGCCACGATTGTCATTGGAAGAAACGGCTATGAGGCGTTGGATAAACTTGAGCAGGATTCAAAAATAGATTTGGTTCTCATGGATGTAATGATGCCGGAAATGGATGGGCTTGAAGCAACCCGAAGAATCAGAAAACAAAAAAAATTCGATAATCTTCCTATCATTGCTGTCACTGCAAAAGCGATGAAAGAAGATCAGATGATTTGTCTTCAGGCGGGAGCGAGTGACTATCTTTCTAAGCCAGTTAATCTGGAAAAACTATTTTCTATTCTACGGGTGTGGGCACCTTAGCTAAAGAAGCTTTACTGCTTACCGGAACTTAAACTGTGCAAATAATATCTGCACACTATTTTTGGAAGTTTTATGCACGGATCGAATATTACAGAGAAGCTCGATATTTTAATTGTTGATGATGTGAAAGAAAATTTATTTGCATTAACAGAGCTTTTAAAGACAGAAAATATAAATATCCTGGAAGCACAATCCGGGAATGAAGCTTTAGAGTTAATGGTCGTACACGATTTTTCTGTCGCTTTAGTAGATATACAAATGCCAGGCATGAATGGATTTGAGCTTGCAGAATTCATGCGTGGAACTAAAAAAACTAAAAATATTCCCATTATTTTTGTGACAGCGACGGCCAATGATGAAAAATACGCTTTCAAAGGTTATGAAAGTGGGGCAGTCGATTTTCTTCGAAAGCCACTTGATCCCCATGTCGTAAAAAGCAAAGTGAAAGTGTTTCTGGAAATGCACCAGAATAAAAAAGAGCTGGAAAAACAAGTTGAAGCTCTCAATATAATCAGAGACAAGCTGGAGCAGGCCAATCGTGCCAGAGAGGAATTCATGGCGATTGCCACTCACGAATTGAAGACTCCGCTAACTGTTTTAAAACTCCAGGCACAAAATAGACAAAGAAGCCTTGAAAAAGGTTCACTCTCGGCGTTTACTCCAGAAAAATTAATTAAGATGTTTGATTCCGATAGCAAGCAAATCTTGAGACTTAATCGCCTGATTGATGACATGCTGGATGTTTCGCGTATTAGTTCAGGTCAGCTGACAATGAATTTTGAAGATTGTGATCTTTCATTATTAATCAGTGAAGTTTATGAAGGGCAATTGATGCTTTTTAAAGCGGCCGGTGTGCATATTGAAATGAATTCATGTGAGTCGATAATCGG carries:
- a CDS encoding chemotaxis protein CheW, whose translation is MEKDNVTKMKKTSTNELSRFIEFSLGNEDYAIPLLMVREVISVPDTTPIPKSPAHFLGIMNLRGQVISVVDLRKKLKVDARQDKEEAVIIVDIGGMNIGVVVDSINKVLAFSSEDVSEMPEVEHQVNTHFIFGVYKKEHSLTILLDIAKVLDLKDLEAISGMKKAA
- a CDS encoding CheR family methyltransferase, which translates into the protein MSQAAVGTISKDFVNLIEKVSNVVHKISGNRLGDKQAYMVETRVKKRMMELGLKTADEYVKYIDQNLDHESYILVGLITTHHTFFFREFPHFEILKAKLPELLAGAKKRGDKNLTVWSAACSRGHEVYSLAMFLDFHIPQIDPSMSFKILGTDIDGESVKIANNGVYHHNEIKEIPMNFMGNNWAKGTGDIAMYAKVKSNLKSKCEFKPGNLLKVSEAVKDQKFDVIFCRNVFIYFETPQIEAISKELIARLHPHGVYFSGISEPLSGMKLEINSIGPSAYMHKAATPTASAKAPTPAAAGNVLPMRSAAVAPSPVSYQPQILRVMCVDDSPSILTLLKKVLTPEHGFEVVATAINGKDAMEKMKTIKIDLMTLDIHMPEMDGIAYLEKNHTKSHPPVMIISSASRADSDTAMRAFKFGATDYVEKPALTNLEERGEEIRTKLKSIAGSAQRPMVSSFDKENQKTFVIANPEKKMRVMLGSLSDLPMFKAFFNETDNSQPPTFIFFEGAGEILEGIVKEHQRDFKKSVVFFDSMETKLAPNTIYFVDFKKYFSMVHSKYGTMPTSIMAYGNTSAHAAKQVSAWRGVELLLEDLGEKGNAKHPLKAYASDVVPATSFPYMSCRYLSTK
- the cheB gene encoding chemotaxis-specific protein-glutamate methyltransferase CheB, yielding MKKMRSLHIQTKKDGGEFLTALFPGDAFLSFHHSSNDCFGVYVKRSDLGKPVFEKIFAEVSEYFAHDLSKVEMKVIGAKKSIAEVSSFFDQKKFQSIKKVDKETQVEVCFLPEINKVRVSIEGAAPTVTSAFTPKVMPSKFKVLIVDDSKTIRTILSKIFLSDPMFEVCAMAERPSEVEALIIKHKPDVITLDIHMPEMDGVTLLKTIIAPKYYIPTVMISSISMAEGPMVLDALENGAVDYIQKPEMSEIASVTPFILEKVRTAAMANVNKTSRRERTQAVQTKELCNLDSLIVLGSSTGGTEAIREILTALPNKIPPMLIVQHIPAVFSLAFAKRMNELCPFDVKEAEDGDEVRQNRVLIAPGGFQMKMVQKNGKVFVEINDDAPVNRFKPSVDYMFMTVAKNIYTHTVAVILTGMGKDGAKGMLELRNLGVRTIAQDEATSVVFGMPKEAINIGAAEFTESLGNIAERITLLTNQKKSRKEVS
- a CDS encoding methyl-accepting chemotaxis protein is translated as MAHSLGRKISFGQIVSFLFFLSFAAFVIFYLSNIKSTNLKNLKLNFSHYRYSQKTKIHVVQIQQFISDIGATRGEDGLDDGLKEAENNYRALLQNIDEERKLASENNNQEMMVSLDTIKKLSDLYYKTGVTMANLYITKGTKAGNTYMPNFDKASLELQKEVDAFLKQATVNFTEDINKIAQDIELILRLSIWAPLAALVGFSIFSYNFIKKLTRQLSELTNELNQTTPLLINSSDSMKFLSAELSTCATQQAAAVQETAASIEEIAAMIGRNSDNANNAKVSSQESLESVKSGQKALVEMLNAMNEISENNDSFNSFMSKNNAELSEMVQVIKNIADKTNVINDIVFQTKLLSFNASVEAARAGEQGKGFAVVAEEIGNLAQMSGSAANEIKIQLDESINKVNKIVSTTKSQVEILIHDGKDKIALGIDKAKQCDLILNEISNASASAQSLVSEVAGASREQSQGIDEVNKAMGLIDEITNKNSAASQSVSENANQVMQLSTSVKDTATKLFTLING
- a CDS encoding response regulator, with amino-acid sequence MAKKNVPTQQKNKAIPKLKDSKASLSEQKITLEKFRRMATVIQDSNDAITFQDLEGNILAWNRGAEKMYGYSEAEALNMNIVDTVPDEYQEEARQFIASLKRGELVPNLETKRKHQNGEIIDVWLTNTKLTDDKGKLTGIATTERDITERKQHEASLKEKFRELDYLREGQIALSESMRGQQDLSRLGQSILSHLVPFTNAQIGAFYLVSGDKTLKRISGYALPEMEGTEKPVKFGVGLIGQVALEKRTLLIEDVPAGYFNKIQSTFGELIPRSLLICPILYENEVNGVIELGSLYPFTEHQRAFLSHVSANIGIAINTSDVRNKVQELLEQSQTLNDKLQTQQEELNKAQVLLEEKATEVQRGSQYKTEFLANMSHELRTPLNSSLILAKLLMDNAKGNLTEDQIKYASSIYSSGNDLLNLINDILDLSKVEAGKLDIRVEDVFLSRVIDGLKQTFQTLAHEKTVNFEVTCENNLPQFFQTDRQRLDQILKNLISNAFKFTQVGSVKVRIFHHSNEHLGFEVTDSGIGIPKEQQEIIFEAFRQADGTTNRKFGGTGLGLSISRDLARLLGGSIKVTSSPGKGSCFTLILPEFYNEELIATTPSKLYSAHSVSILEKDKVKQRNFEKIMSPPFEDDRSDDVKSGPTILVIEDEPQFSRILFDLAHELQYKCLVAQGADEGFEMAIEYKPDAIVLDMRLPDHLGLVTLDRLKKDPSTRHIPVHVISVEDYTEVALRMGAIGYMFKPAKREELKNVFEKLEAKFSQDIHQVLIVEENEFQIKNICHLLSDEGIKFTKVATAAEAVIALKDNAFDCMIMNPNLPDMSAEQVLSQIMHANITSIPPVIIYNGSPISREQEEKIRHHSQSITVKTAGSSEKLLNEVTLFLHQPESEMSPARRLMLKNNRGLEQSFEGVKILLVDDDIRNIFALTSALEQQGATIVIGRNGYEALDKLEQDSKIDLVLMDVMMPEMDGLEATRRIRKQKKFDNLPIIAVTAKAMKEDQMICLQAGASDYLSKPVNLEKLFSILRVWAP